The proteins below are encoded in one region of Corynebacterium sphenisci DSM 44792:
- the rpsL gene encoding 30S ribosomal protein S12 has product MPTIQQLVRKGRHDKKAATSTAALKGSPQRRGVCTRVYTTTPKKPNSALRKVARVRLTSGIEVSAYIPGEGHNLQEHSMVLVRGGRVKDLPGVRYKIVRGSLDTQGVKDRKQARSRYGAKKEK; this is encoded by the coding sequence ATGCCCACTATCCAGCAGCTGGTCCGCAAGGGCCGCCACGACAAGAAGGCGGCGACCTCCACCGCCGCGCTGAAGGGGTCCCCCCAGCGCCGCGGCGTGTGCACCCGCGTGTACACCACCACCCCGAAGAAGCCGAACTCGGCGCTGCGGAAGGTCGCCCGCGTGCGGCTGACCTCCGGCATCGAGGTCTCCGCGTACATCCCGGGTGAGGGCCACAACCTGCAGGAGCACTCCATGGTGCTCGTCCGCGGCGGCCGCGTGAAGGACCTCCCGGGCGTCCGCTACAAGATCGTCCGCGGCTCCCTGGACACCCAGGGCGTCAAGGACCGCAAGCAGGCCCGCTCCCGCTACGGCGCGAAGAAGGAGAAGTAA
- the rpsG gene encoding 30S ribosomal protein S7 → MPRKGPAPKRPIVNDPVYGSPLVTQLINKVLVDGKKSTAERIVYGALEITREKTGTDPVLTLKRAIENVKPALEVRSRRVGGATYQVPVEVRPGRSTTLALRWLLMFSRQRRENTMIERLANEILDASNGLGASVKRREDTHKMAEANRAFAHYRW, encoded by the coding sequence ATGCCTCGTAAGGGTCCCGCCCCGAAGCGTCCCATCGTCAACGACCCGGTCTACGGCTCCCCGCTGGTGACCCAGCTCATCAACAAGGTGCTGGTGGACGGCAAGAAGTCCACCGCCGAGCGGATCGTCTACGGCGCCCTGGAGATCACCCGCGAGAAGACCGGCACCGACCCGGTGCTGACCCTCAAGCGGGCCATCGAGAACGTCAAGCCCGCCCTCGAGGTGCGCTCCCGGCGCGTCGGCGGCGCCACCTACCAGGTGCCCGTCGAGGTCCGCCCGGGCCGCTCCACCACGCTGGCCCTGCGCTGGCTGCTGATGTTCTCCCGCCAGCGGCGCGAGAACACCATGATCGAGCGGCTCGCCAACGAGATCCTGGACGCCTCCAACGGCCTGGGCGCCTCCGTGAAGCGCCGCGAGGACACGCACAAGATGGCCGAGGCCAACCGCGCCTTCGCGCACTACCGCTGGTAG
- the fusA gene encoding elongation factor G produces the protein MAEGALPVKKDLNKVRNIGIMAHIDAGKTTTTERILYYTGINRKVGETHDGASTTDWMEQEKERGITITSAAVTCFWNDNQINIIDTPGHVDFTVEVERSLRVLDGAVAVFDGKEGVEPQSEQVWRQAQKYDVPRICFVNKMDKLGADFEYTVGTIVDRLGAKPLVMQLPIGAEDDFDGVIDLLQMKALMWPGKTEIGTDATVEEIPAELADKAAEYREKLIETVAESDEELMDKYFGGEELTLDEIKGAIRRMTINSEIYPVYCGTAYKNKGVQPLLDAVVDFLPTPLDVGEVHGHKMGDESVDMNRKPSKDEPFSALAFKIAAHPFFGKLTFVRVYSGRVEPGAQVLNSTKDKKERVGKLFQMHANKENPVDEAVAGNIYAFIGLKDTTTGDTLCAQDAPVVLESMTFPDPVISVAIEPKSKADQEKLGTAIQRLAEEDPTFTVRLDEETGQTVIGGMGELHLDVLVDRMKREFKVEANVGAPQVAYRETIRKPVEKFEYTHKKQTGGSGQFAKVIIALEPYTPSAEEVEEGASTTYLFANEVTGGRVPKEYIPSVDAGIQDAMQYGTLAGYPLVNIKATLLDGQYHEVDSSEMAFKVAGSMALKEAVQKAKPVLLEPMMAVEVITPEEYMGEVIGDINARRGQVNSMEDRTGVKAVKALVPLSEMFGYVGDLRSKTQGRANYTMIFDSYAEVPSSVAQEIIAERTGA, from the coding sequence GTGGCTGAAGGTGCACTTCCCGTCAAGAAGGACCTGAACAAGGTCCGCAACATCGGCATCATGGCGCACATCGACGCCGGCAAGACCACCACGACCGAGCGGATCCTGTACTACACGGGCATCAACCGCAAGGTCGGCGAGACCCATGACGGTGCCTCGACCACCGACTGGATGGAGCAGGAGAAGGAGCGCGGCATCACCATCACCTCCGCCGCGGTGACCTGCTTCTGGAACGACAACCAGATCAACATCATCGACACCCCGGGCCACGTCGACTTCACCGTCGAGGTGGAGCGTTCGCTGCGCGTGCTCGACGGCGCGGTGGCCGTGTTCGACGGCAAGGAGGGCGTGGAGCCGCAGTCCGAGCAGGTCTGGCGGCAGGCGCAGAAGTACGACGTGCCGCGCATCTGCTTCGTCAACAAGATGGACAAGCTCGGCGCCGACTTCGAGTACACCGTGGGCACCATCGTGGACCGCCTGGGCGCCAAGCCGCTGGTCATGCAGCTGCCGATCGGCGCCGAGGACGACTTCGACGGGGTCATCGACCTGCTGCAGATGAAGGCCCTGATGTGGCCCGGCAAGACCGAGATCGGCACCGACGCCACCGTGGAGGAGATCCCCGCGGAGCTGGCCGACAAGGCCGCGGAGTACCGCGAGAAGCTCATCGAGACCGTCGCGGAGTCCGATGAGGAGCTGATGGACAAGTACTTCGGCGGGGAGGAGCTGACCCTCGACGAGATCAAGGGCGCCATCCGCCGGATGACCATCAACTCCGAGATCTACCCGGTGTACTGCGGCACCGCCTACAAGAACAAGGGCGTGCAGCCGCTGCTCGACGCCGTGGTCGACTTCCTGCCGACCCCGCTGGACGTCGGCGAGGTGCACGGGCACAAGATGGGCGACGAGTCCGTCGACATGAACCGCAAGCCCTCCAAGGACGAGCCCTTCTCGGCCCTGGCCTTCAAGATCGCCGCGCACCCGTTCTTCGGCAAGCTGACCTTCGTGCGCGTCTACTCCGGCCGCGTGGAGCCGGGCGCCCAGGTGCTCAACTCCACCAAGGACAAGAAGGAGCGCGTCGGCAAGCTCTTCCAGATGCACGCGAACAAGGAGAACCCGGTCGACGAGGCCGTCGCCGGCAACATCTACGCGTTCATCGGGCTGAAGGACACCACCACCGGCGACACCCTGTGCGCCCAGGACGCCCCGGTGGTGCTGGAGTCGATGACCTTCCCGGATCCGGTGATCTCGGTGGCCATCGAGCCGAAGTCGAAGGCCGACCAGGAGAAGCTCGGCACCGCCATCCAGCGGCTCGCCGAGGAGGACCCGACCTTCACCGTCCGCCTGGACGAGGAGACCGGCCAGACCGTCATCGGCGGCATGGGCGAGCTGCACCTCGACGTGCTGGTGGACCGGATGAAGCGCGAGTTCAAGGTGGAGGCCAACGTGGGCGCCCCGCAGGTCGCCTACCGCGAGACCATCCGCAAGCCGGTGGAGAAGTTCGAGTACACCCACAAGAAGCAGACCGGCGGCTCCGGCCAGTTCGCGAAGGTGATCATCGCCCTGGAGCCCTACACCCCGAGCGCCGAGGAGGTCGAGGAGGGCGCCTCGACGACCTACCTCTTCGCCAACGAGGTCACCGGCGGCCGCGTGCCGAAGGAGTACATCCCCTCCGTCGACGCCGGCATCCAGGACGCCATGCAGTACGGCACCCTCGCCGGCTACCCGCTGGTGAACATCAAGGCCACCCTGCTCGACGGCCAGTACCACGAGGTCGACTCCTCGGAGATGGCCTTCAAGGTCGCCGGGTCGATGGCCCTGAAGGAGGCCGTGCAGAAGGCCAAGCCGGTGCTGCTGGAGCCGATGATGGCCGTCGAGGTGATCACCCCCGAGGAGTACATGGGCGAGGTCATCGGCGACATCAACGCCCGCCGCGGCCAGGTCAACTCCATGGAGGACCGCACCGGCGTCAAGGCCGTCAAGGCCCTGGTGCCGCTGTCGGAGATGTTCGGCTACGTCGGCGACCTGCGCTCCAAGACGCAGGGCCGCGCCAACTACACGATGATCTTCGACTCCTACGCGGAGGTCCCCTCCTCCGTGGCGCAGGAGATCATCGCCGAGCGCACCGGCGCCTAG
- the tuf gene encoding elongation factor Tu produces the protein MAKAKFERTKPHVNIGTIGHVDHGKTTTTAAITKVLAEEFPELNQAFAFDAIDKAPEEKERGITINVSHVEYQTDKRHYAHVDAPGHADYIKNMITGAAQMDGAILVVAATDGPMPQTREHVLLARQVGVPYILVALNKCDMVDDEEIIELVEMEVRELLAEQDYDEDAPIVHISALKALEGDPEWTKSIVELMNACDEKIPDPVRETDKPFLMPIEDIFTITGRGTVATGRVERGTLNVNDEVEILGIREKSQKTTVTGIEMFRKLLDSAEAGDNCGLLLRGIKREDIERGQIIAKPGAYTPHTEFEGSVYILSKDEGGRHTPFFDNYRPQFYFRTTDVTGVVKLPEGTEMVMPGDNVDMSVTLIQPVAMDEGLRFAIREGGRTVGAGRVTKINK, from the coding sequence GTGGCGAAGGCGAAGTTCGAGCGTACGAAGCCGCACGTCAACATCGGCACCATCGGTCACGTCGACCATGGCAAGACCACCACCACCGCCGCCATCACCAAGGTTCTGGCGGAGGAGTTCCCGGAGCTCAACCAGGCCTTCGCCTTCGACGCCATCGACAAGGCGCCGGAGGAGAAGGAGCGTGGCATCACCATCAACGTGTCCCACGTGGAGTACCAGACCGATAAGCGGCACTACGCCCACGTCGACGCCCCGGGTCACGCCGACTACATCAAGAACATGATCACCGGCGCCGCCCAGATGGACGGCGCGATCCTGGTGGTCGCCGCCACCGACGGCCCGATGCCGCAGACCCGCGAGCACGTGCTGCTGGCCCGCCAGGTCGGCGTCCCCTACATCCTGGTCGCGCTGAACAAGTGCGACATGGTGGATGACGAGGAGATCATCGAGCTCGTCGAGATGGAGGTCCGCGAGCTCCTCGCCGAGCAGGACTACGACGAGGACGCCCCGATCGTGCACATCTCCGCGCTGAAGGCGCTGGAGGGCGACCCGGAGTGGACCAAGTCCATCGTCGAGCTGATGAACGCCTGCGACGAGAAGATCCCGGATCCGGTCCGCGAGACCGACAAGCCGTTCCTGATGCCGATCGAGGACATCTTCACCATCACCGGCCGCGGCACCGTCGCCACCGGTCGCGTGGAGCGCGGCACCCTGAACGTCAACGACGAGGTCGAGATCCTGGGCATCCGCGAGAAGTCCCAGAAGACCACCGTCACCGGCATCGAGATGTTCCGCAAGCTGCTGGACTCCGCCGAGGCCGGCGACAACTGCGGTCTGCTGCTGCGCGGCATCAAGCGCGAGGACATCGAGCGCGGCCAGATCATCGCCAAGCCGGGCGCGTACACCCCGCACACCGAGTTCGAGGGCTCCGTGTACATCCTGTCCAAGGACGAGGGCGGCCGGCACACCCCGTTCTTCGACAACTACCGCCCGCAGTTCTACTTCCGGACCACCGACGTCACCGGCGTCGTGAAGCTGCCGGAGGGCACCGAGATGGTCATGCCCGGCGACAACGTCGACATGTCCGTCACCCTGATCCAGCCGGTCGCGATGGACGAGGGCCTGCGCTTCGCCATCCGCGAGGGTGGCCGCACCGTCGGCGCCGGCCGCGTCACCAAGATCAACAAGTAG
- a CDS encoding DUF6286 domain-containing protein → MTGSTPEPVRDPAAGALAEPAETSAPPAQAADAAPAPAGGDAPAGERAEGSALPPKAAPAARPATVLLALGLLALAGAAIHDLLVRAGDVDGPEWLAWAIERIRAVEWQDLVLPTAIIAGVVGLVLIIIAVKPRRVTHLPMPGFSGWIRPADVARRTTMRARRAPGVLEASSAVSAKSVTVKVRYAGADAAAAENAIRQAVAAELAALLADPPSPTIRLERSKEAQR, encoded by the coding sequence ATGACCGGATCGACCCCGGAACCCGTCCGGGACCCCGCGGCCGGAGCCCTCGCGGAGCCCGCGGAGACCTCCGCGCCGCCCGCGCAGGCGGCGGACGCCGCACCCGCGCCCGCGGGCGGGGACGCCCCCGCCGGCGAGCGCGCCGAGGGCTCGGCGCTGCCCCCGAAGGCCGCGCCCGCGGCCCGGCCCGCCACGGTGCTGCTCGCCCTCGGGCTGCTCGCCCTGGCCGGCGCCGCGATCCACGATCTGCTGGTGCGCGCCGGCGACGTCGACGGCCCCGAATGGCTGGCCTGGGCGATCGAGCGGATCCGCGCGGTGGAGTGGCAGGACCTGGTGCTGCCCACGGCGATCATCGCCGGGGTGGTGGGCCTGGTGCTCATCATCATCGCGGTGAAGCCGCGGCGGGTCACCCACCTGCCGATGCCCGGCTTCTCCGGCTGGATCCGGCCCGCGGACGTCGCCCGGCGCACCACCATGCGCGCCCGGCGGGCGCCCGGGGTGCTGGAGGCCTCCTCGGCGGTGTCCGCGAAATCGGTCACCGTCAAGGTGCGCTACGCCGGGGCGGACGCCGCGGCCGCGGAGAACGCCATCCGGCAGGCGGTGGCCGCGGAGCTCGCGGCGCTGCTCGCCGATCCCCCGAGCCCGACGATCCGCCTGGAGCGGAGCAAGGAGGCCCAGCGATGA
- a CDS encoding Asp23/Gls24 family envelope stress response protein encodes MAEVQAHTPGPGRTAVDARALERIALAAIGAVPGTLGDAGGGLSKLTGRSLPRVDIGVDASGTVVTVDAEIAVAWPAPVGAVAARVRDTIITWFAEAAGVTANSVDVRVAEAHPDPARRRVGAAELAGFDAAPGFAGPAAPARPAPARPKATRTTPVRAIAAPPPPAVRGIAAPAGLDGWTPATPAAPRPRRVTAPERPRVVPVRAPAAPRMRPVAAPPPVRPRPVAAPPELRPVTPTMPLEPRPLVPRAPRPVRLARPRVAPARVRRVSAPPPPRPVPPRVIPGRVPPAARRADTTQEERP; translated from the coding sequence GTGGCGGAGGTCCAAGCCCACACCCCCGGCCCCGGCCGCACCGCCGTGGACGCCCGGGCCCTGGAGCGGATCGCGCTGGCCGCGATCGGCGCCGTGCCCGGCACCCTCGGCGACGCCGGCGGGGGCCTGAGCAAGCTCACCGGGCGCAGCCTGCCCCGCGTCGACATCGGCGTGGACGCCTCCGGCACCGTGGTCACCGTGGACGCGGAGATCGCGGTGGCCTGGCCCGCCCCGGTCGGGGCGGTCGCCGCCCGGGTGCGCGACACCATCATCACCTGGTTCGCCGAGGCCGCCGGGGTCACCGCGAACAGCGTGGACGTCCGGGTCGCCGAGGCGCACCCGGATCCGGCCCGGCGCCGCGTCGGCGCCGCCGAGCTGGCCGGCTTCGACGCCGCCCCCGGCTTCGCCGGCCCGGCCGCGCCGGCCCGGCCCGCCCCGGCCCGGCCGAAGGCGACCCGCACCACCCCGGTGCGGGCCATCGCCGCCCCGCCGCCGCCGGCGGTGCGCGGCATCGCCGCCCCGGCCGGCCTGGACGGGTGGACCCCGGCCACCCCGGCCGCGCCGCGGCCGCGCCGGGTCACCGCCCCGGAGCGGCCCCGGGTGGTGCCGGTGCGCGCCCCGGCCGCACCCCGGATGCGCCCGGTGGCCGCCCCGCCGCCGGTGCGCCCGCGGCCGGTGGCCGCGCCCCCGGAGCTGCGCCCGGTGACCCCGACCATGCCCCTGGAGCCCCGGCCCCTGGTGCCCCGGGCGCCGCGGCCGGTGCGCCTGGCCCGGCCCCGGGTCGCCCCGGCCCGGGTGCGCCGGGTGAGCGCCCCGCCGCCGCCGCGGCCGGTCCCGCCCCGGGTGATCCCGGGCCGGGTGCCGCCCGCGGCCCGCCGGGCCGATACGACGCAGGAGGAGAGGCCATGA
- a CDS encoding DUF2273 domain-containing protein, translating into MDNLRLGILAGLLLALVSLIGGFGGFVLAVVFAAVGAAIGAQADGVIDFRALWRDAGRD; encoded by the coding sequence ATGGACAACCTGAGACTCGGCATCCTCGCCGGCCTGCTGCTGGCGCTGGTCTCCCTCATCGGCGGCTTCGGCGGCTTCGTCCTGGCCGTGGTCTTCGCCGCGGTCGGCGCCGCGATCGGCGCCCAGGCCGACGGGGTCATCGACTTCCGCGCGCTCTGGCGCGACGCCGGACGGGACTGA
- a CDS encoding Asp23/Gls24 family envelope stress response protein translates to MSEKKDQAAENKAIATRDEQAAGGPGRTIIEDTVVTTIAAIAAREVSGVYDMGSGGAISEAVRNRIPGSTMAQQHGVSTEVGETQAAVDISLVAEYGVAIHELAAAVRRNVIVSIERMTGLEVTEVNVTVHDINLDDGDSSEEEDDRPARVN, encoded by the coding sequence ATGAGCGAGAAGAAGGACCAGGCCGCCGAGAACAAGGCCATCGCCACCCGCGATGAGCAGGCCGCCGGCGGCCCCGGCCGCACCATCATCGAGGACACCGTGGTGACCACCATCGCCGCGATCGCCGCCCGCGAGGTCTCCGGGGTCTACGACATGGGCTCCGGCGGCGCCATCAGCGAGGCCGTGCGCAACCGGATCCCCGGCTCCACCATGGCCCAGCAGCACGGCGTGTCCACCGAGGTCGGGGAGACCCAGGCCGCCGTGGACATCTCCCTCGTCGCCGAGTACGGGGTGGCCATCCACGAGCTGGCCGCCGCGGTGCGCCGCAACGTGATCGTGTCCATCGAGCGGATGACCGGTCTGGAGGTCACCGAGGTCAACGTCACCGTGCACGACATCAACCTGGACGACGGGGACTCCTCCGAGGAGGAGGACGACCGCCCCGCCCGGGTGAACTGA
- the rpsJ gene encoding 30S ribosomal protein S10 yields the protein MAGQKIRIRLKAYDHEAIDASARKIVETVTRTGARVVGPVPLPTEKNVYCVIRSPHKYKDSREHFEMRTHKRLIDILDPTPKTVDALMRIDLPASVDVNIQ from the coding sequence GTGGCGGGACAGAAGATCCGCATCAGGCTGAAGGCCTACGACCACGAGGCGATCGACGCGTCTGCGCGCAAGATCGTCGAGACGGTCACCCGCACGGGTGCCCGCGTGGTCGGGCCGGTGCCGTTGCCCACCGAGAAGAACGTGTACTGCGTCATCCGCTCGCCGCACAAGTACAAGGACTCGCGCGAGCACTTCGAGATGCGCACCCACAAGCGTCTCATCGACATCCTCGACCCGACGCCGAAGACGGTGGACGCGCTCATGCGCATCGACCTGCCGGCCAGCGTCGACGTGAACATTCAGTGA
- the rplC gene encoding 50S ribosomal protein L3: MSENEIKGILGTKLGMTQVFDEDNRVVPVTVVEAGPCVVTQVRTQETDGYDAVQIAFGEIDPRRVNKPGAGHFKKAGVTPRRHVAEIRTPDASSYEVGQTVGVDVFGDIEYVDVTGTSKGKGFAGAMKRHGFAGQGASHGNQAAHRRVGGIGACATPARVFKGKRMAGRMGNDRVTTQNLKIQKIDADANLLLIKGAVPGVRGGLLVVKTAVKGGAHA; encoded by the coding sequence ATGAGTGAAAACGAGATCAAGGGCATCCTGGGCACCAAGCTCGGCATGACCCAGGTCTTCGACGAGGACAACCGGGTCGTCCCGGTGACCGTCGTCGAGGCCGGGCCCTGCGTGGTGACCCAGGTGCGCACCCAGGAAACCGACGGCTACGACGCCGTCCAGATCGCCTTCGGCGAGATCGACCCGCGCCGGGTGAACAAGCCCGGCGCCGGCCACTTCAAGAAGGCCGGGGTCACCCCCCGCCGGCACGTGGCCGAGATCCGCACCCCGGACGCCTCCTCCTACGAGGTCGGCCAGACCGTGGGCGTGGACGTCTTCGGCGACATCGAGTACGTCGACGTCACCGGCACCTCCAAGGGCAAGGGCTTCGCCGGCGCCATGAAGCGGCACGGCTTCGCCGGCCAGGGCGCCTCCCACGGCAACCAGGCCGCGCACCGCCGGGTCGGCGGCATCGGCGCCTGCGCCACCCCGGCCCGCGTGTTCAAGGGCAAGCGGATGGCCGGCCGGATGGGCAATGACCGGGTCACGACCCAGAACCTCAAGATCCAGAAGATCGACGCCGACGCCAACCTGCTGCTCATCAAGGGCGCGGTGCCGGGCGTCCGCGGCGGCCTCCTGGTCGTCAAGACCGCTGTGAAGGGTGGTGCTCACGCATGA
- the rplD gene encoding 50S ribosomal protein L4: MTNLKLDVHTASGEVNGSVDLPAEVFDVEVSKALLHQVVVAQLAAARQGTHKTKTRGEVRGGGRKPWRQKGTGRARQGSIRAPHWTGGGVVHGRIPRDYSQRTPKKMKAAALRGALSDRARHDRIHVVEELVSGQTPSTKAARGLLGKLTDRRNVLVVLPREDVASRKSARNLPGVHILPQDQLNTYDVLKADDVVFAVQALTDFIARTTGSEEEK, encoded by the coding sequence ATGACGAACCTGAAGTTGGACGTCCACACCGCCTCCGGTGAGGTCAACGGCTCCGTCGACCTGCCGGCCGAGGTGTTCGACGTCGAGGTGTCCAAGGCCCTGCTGCACCAGGTCGTCGTCGCCCAGCTGGCCGCGGCCCGCCAGGGCACGCACAAGACCAAGACCCGCGGCGAGGTCCGCGGCGGCGGCCGCAAGCCGTGGCGCCAGAAGGGCACCGGCCGGGCCCGCCAGGGCTCCATCCGGGCCCCGCACTGGACCGGCGGCGGCGTGGTGCACGGGCGCATCCCGCGCGACTACTCCCAGCGCACCCCGAAGAAGATGAAGGCCGCCGCGCTGCGCGGGGCCCTGTCCGACCGGGCGCGCCACGACCGCATCCACGTCGTCGAGGAGCTCGTCTCCGGGCAGACCCCGTCCACCAAGGCCGCCCGCGGCCTGCTGGGCAAGCTCACCGACCGGCGCAATGTGCTGGTGGTGCTGCCCCGCGAGGACGTGGCCTCCCGGAAGAGCGCCCGCAACCTGCCGGGCGTGCACATCCTGCCCCAGGACCAGCTCAACACCTACGACGTGCTCAAGGCCGATGACGTGGTGTTCGCCGTGCAGGCGCTCACCGACTTCATCGCCCGGACCACCGGTTCGGAGGAGGAGAAGTAA
- the rplW gene encoding 50S ribosomal protein L23, whose protein sequence is MATIADPRDVIIAPVVSEKSYGLMEQNVYTFLVSPDANKTQIKIAVQEIFGVKVAGVNTVNREGKLKRSRTGYGRRKATKRAYVTLAAGSDPIDIFGGSTA, encoded by the coding sequence ATGGCCACCATCGCGGATCCCCGGGACGTCATCATCGCCCCGGTCGTGTCGGAGAAGTCCTACGGGCTCATGGAGCAGAACGTGTACACGTTCCTGGTCTCCCCCGACGCGAACAAGACCCAGATCAAGATCGCGGTCCAGGAGATCTTCGGCGTGAAGGTCGCCGGCGTCAACACCGTCAACCGTGAGGGCAAGCTCAAGCGCTCCCGCACCGGCTACGGTCGCCGCAAGGCCACCAAGCGCGCCTACGTGACTCTCGCGGCCGGCAGCGATCCCATCGACATCTTCGGCGGTTCGACCGCCTAG
- the rplB gene encoding 50S ribosomal protein L2, with the protein MAIRKYKPTTPGRRQSSVSEFSEITRSTPEKSLLRPLSKTGGRNVHGHITTRHKGGGHKRRYRVIDFRRNDKDGIAAKVAHIEYDPNRTANIALLHYADGEKRYIVAPKGLTQGTVVEAGPNADIKVGNNLPLRNIPTGTTIHCVELKPGAGAQLARSAGASIQLLGKEGKYAVLRMPSSEIRRVDARCRATIGEVGNQDQINIRWGKAGRMRWKGWRPTVRGVVMNPVDHPHGGGEGKTSGGRHPVSPWGQLEGRTRRPNRPSDPMIVRRRRSGKNKKR; encoded by the coding sequence ATGGCTATTCGCAAGTACAAGCCGACTACGCCGGGCCGCCGCCAGAGCTCCGTCTCCGAGTTCAGCGAGATCACTCGCTCCACTCCCGAGAAGAGCCTGCTGCGCCCGCTGTCGAAGACCGGCGGCCGCAACGTGCACGGCCACATCACCACCCGGCACAAGGGCGGCGGGCACAAGCGCCGCTACCGCGTCATCGACTTCCGTCGCAATGACAAGGACGGCATCGCCGCCAAGGTCGCGCACATCGAGTACGACCCGAACCGCACCGCGAACATCGCGCTGCTGCACTACGCCGACGGGGAGAAGCGCTACATCGTGGCGCCGAAGGGCCTGACCCAGGGCACCGTCGTCGAGGCCGGGCCGAACGCCGACATCAAGGTCGGCAACAACCTGCCGCTGCGCAACATCCCCACCGGCACCACCATCCACTGCGTGGAGCTCAAGCCGGGCGCCGGGGCGCAGCTCGCCCGCTCCGCGGGCGCGTCCATCCAGCTCCTGGGCAAGGAGGGCAAGTACGCGGTGCTGCGCATGCCCTCCTCCGAGATCCGCCGCGTGGACGCGCGCTGCCGCGCCACCATCGGCGAGGTCGGCAACCAGGACCAGATCAACATCCGCTGGGGCAAGGCCGGCCGCATGCGCTGGAAGGGCTGGCGCCCGACCGTGCGCGGCGTGGTCATGAACCCGGTGGACCACCCGCACGGCGGCGGCGAGGGCAAGACCTCCGGCGGCCGCCACCCGGTGTCCCCCTGGGGCCAGCTGGAGGGTCGCACCCGCCGGCCGAACCGGCCCAGCGACCCGATGATCGTCCGCCGCCGCCGCAGCGGCAAGAACAAGAAGCGTTAA
- the rpsS gene encoding 30S ribosomal protein S19: MPRSLKKGPFVDEHLLAKVDAQNEKGTKQVIKTWSRRSTILPDFIGHTFAVHDGRKHVPVFVDDSMVGHKLGEFAPTKTFKGHIKDDKKGRR; encoded by the coding sequence ATGCCACGCAGCCTGAAGAAGGGCCCGTTCGTCGATGAGCACCTCCTTGCGAAGGTGGACGCTCAGAACGAGAAGGGCACCAAGCAGGTCATCAAGACCTGGTCCCGCCGCTCCACGATTCTCCCCGACTTCATCGGCCACACCTTCGCCGTCCATGACGGCCGGAAGCATGTGCCGGTGTTCGTGGACGACTCGATGGTCGGCCACAAGCTGGGCGAATTCGCCCCGACCAAGACCTTCAAGGGTCATATCAAGGACGACAAGAAGGGACGTCGATAA
- the rplV gene encoding 50S ribosomal protein L22, whose translation MGDNVTSARATARFVRTTPMKARRVLDTIRGESVDAALAKLEYAPQGASEQISKIVASAAANAENNAGLDPRSLVITQCWADEGPTMKRFRPRAQGRAFHVRKRTSHITVVVESQKEGAQ comes from the coding sequence ATGGGCGACAACGTCACCTCCGCCCGCGCCACGGCGCGCTTCGTCCGGACCACCCCGATGAAGGCCCGCCGCGTGCTGGACACCATCCGCGGCGAGTCCGTCGACGCGGCCCTGGCCAAGCTGGAGTACGCCCCGCAGGGCGCCTCCGAGCAGATCTCCAAGATCGTCGCCTCCGCGGCGGCCAACGCCGAGAACAACGCCGGCCTCGACCCGCGCAGCCTGGTCATCACCCAGTGCTGGGCGGACGAGGGGCCGACCATGAAGCGGTTCCGGCCCCGCGCGCAGGGCCGCGCCTTCCACGTCCGGAAGCGCACCAGCCACATCACCGTGGTCGTCGAGAGCCAGAAGGAAGGTGCTCAGTAG